One Aegilops tauschii subsp. strangulata cultivar AL8/78 chromosome 7, Aet v6.0, whole genome shotgun sequence genomic window carries:
- the LOC120970534 gene encoding protein STRICTOSIDINE SYNTHASE-LIKE 10-like, which translates to MGCSMSRLLKATVALVILVLLFMPGAMAAAAASFDASRAQQLPLPPGEVHGPESVAFDAQGRGPYSGVSDGRILRWNGPKLGWTTYAYGPGYDSETCTTSRFGTEADIESRCGRPLGLRFNQKTGDLYVADAYKGLMRVPPGGGKATVLVDQIDGMPLRFTNGVDVDQVTGQVYFTHSSMNYDRSEHEMVTKTGDSTGRLMMYDPRTSDATVLQPRMTYPNGVALSADRTHLVVASTGPCKLLRHWIKGVDTGKSEPFADLPGYPDNVRPDRKGGYWVALHRERNELPFGRDSHLLAVRVAADGKIVEEMRGPKKVRPTEIMERDDGKLYLGSVELPYVGVVKRK; encoded by the coding sequence ATGGGGTGCAGCATGAGCCGCCTCCTCAAGGCCACCGTCGCACTGGTCATACTCGTCCTTCTCTTCATGCCCGGGGCCATGGCAGCCGCCGCAGCAAGCTTCGACGCCTCCCGGGCACAGCAGCTGCCCCTGCCGCCCGGAGAAGTGCACGGGCCAGAGAGCGTCGCCTTCGACGCTCAGGGCCGAGGCCCCTACAGCGGCGTCTCCGACGGCCGCATCCTGAGGTGGAACGGGCCCAAGCTCGGCTGGACAACATACGCCTACGGACCAGGCTACGACAGCGAAACGTGCACGACATCCAGGTTTGGCACGGAGGCGGACATAGAGAGCCGCTGCGGCCGCCCGCTTGGTCTGCGCTTCAACCAGAAAACGGGTGACCTCTACGTGGCCGATGCGTACAAAGGGCTTATGCGTGTGCCGCCCGGCGGCGGGAAAGCCACCGTGTTGGTCGACCAGATTGATGGCATGCCGCTGCGCTTCACCAACGGGGTTGACGTCGATCAAGTCACCGGTCAAGTCTACTTCACCCACAGTTCAATGAACTACGACAGGTCAGAACACGAGATGGTCACCAAGACGGGGGACTCCACGGGCCGCCTCATGATGTATGATCCACGAACATCGGACGCCACTGTGCTCCAACCAAGGATGACATACCCGAACGGCGTCGCGCTCAGCGCCGACCGCACGCACCTCGTGGTCGCATCTACTGGCCCGTGCAAGCTGCTGAGGCACTGGATCAAAGGGGTTGACACGGGCAAGTCCGAGCCTTTTGCCGACCTGCCGGGCTACCCAGATAACGTCAGGCCCGATAGGAAAGGAGGTTACTGGGTGGCGTTGCACCGTGAGAGAAATGAGTTGCCCTTTGGTCGTGATAGCCATCTTCTTGCTGTGAGGGTCGCTGCTGACGGGAAGATAGTCGAGGAGATGAGAGGGCCAAAAAAAGTCAGGCCAACCGAGATCATGGAAAGAGATGACGGCAAGCTATACTTGGGCTCGGTGGAGCTTCCTTATGTCGGCGTAGTAAAAAGGAAGTAG